In the genome of Devosia rhizoryzae, the window CGCGCCGCGGCGGGTGACCTCCGCTATTCCCCTGACGAGAAGACTGACCGGCCGCAGCGCCGGTCTTTTTCATTTAGACCTTGTGAGTATTGCAGCCTGTCCGTGCCCGGCGCACACTTTGCTTTTTAGGCGGAGGACGGTTTCATGCAAGTCGACACGATCCTGAACAGCAAGGGCGGAGCGGTCTACACGATCGCCGAGACCAGCACTTTGGCCGATGCGGTTGCGCTGCTGAACACGCACAATATCGGGGCAGTGGTGATCACCGGCGCTAACGGGGGGATCACCGGCATCCTTTCAGAGCGTGATATCGTGCGGCAGTTGGGACGGGTCACGGAAGACGCACTTCAAGCGCCGATTGCTTCTATCATGACGCGGGGCGTGGTCACCTGCGAGCGCAGCACCGACATCGCCGACGTGATGGAGCGGATGACGCGTCGCCGGATTCGGCACATGCCGGTGGTGGAGGGCGGCGTGCTGATCGGGATCATCTCAATCGGTGACGTGGTCAAGCACAAGATCGAGGAAGTGGAACACGAGGCCGAAGCGATGCGCGAGTATATCGGAAGCTGACCTTACCAAGCTTGCCAAAGCTTCACGTCGTCGCAAGGTCGCGACGAGGGAGGCTCCTCTAGGGTGGGTTTGTGCCGGTGACCCCCGCACTTATCCCATGCAAGGAGGATTATGATGAAGACCATTTCCGCAAAGACAGCAGTCGTCCTGTTGACGGCAACGCTGGGCGTTTCGGCCGTTGTGCCGGTTTGGGCGCAGGACGCGGCACCCGCCACGCAGCAGGCGCAACCGGCCGAGCCGACTGTGACGCCACCGGCTCCGGGCCTGCCCGGTGGGCCTCGTCACGGCGGCGGCTTTGGCGGCATGCTCGGCTTTGAACGCGGCGCCGAAGGCGTCGAGATTGCGCTGGTGCGGCTCAGCCACGCCATCGAGCTGACTGACGAGCAGCAGACGCTGTTCGTCACGCTCAAGAGCGATGCCCTAGCTGCGGCCGAAACTTTCGAAACGGCAATTGAGGGCCTGCGTCCGCAGCCGCCGGTTGAGGGGCAAGAGGTTGCTGCGATGCCGGACATGAGCGAGCGGCTCGAAAACCGGATCGCCATGACCGAGGCACAATTGGCGGCGCTTCAGGCGGTGCAGCCCTCGTATACGGCGTTTTTCGACAGCCTTACCGATGCGCAGAAGGCGCAGCTTATGCCGGAGCGTGGCGAGCGTGGTGGTCCGCGTGGACCCCACGATGGCGGGCCGCATCACGGTGGACCTGGCGGCCGTCCGATGGGCGGGCCGAACCGCGGCTAAAACCGCTCTACTGCAACCCCGGCCCGCGACGGCCGGGGTTTGCTTTTGCGCAAGGCTCGACTACCAATCGTCCACCTCACCCCCTGGACGACCTATGACCACGCTTCCCCTTGATCCGGCCCGCATTCGCGCGCTGTTCCCCGCTTTTGCCGAGCCGAGCCTTCAAGGCCAGGCATTCTTTGAGAATGCTGGTGGCTCCTATACGGCACAGGCGGTTCTCGACCGGCTGGACAGCTATTATCGCCGGACCAAGGTGCAGCCCTATGGCGTTTATCCGGCGTCGATCGAAGCGGGCGAGGCGATGAACCTGGCCTATCAGCGCATGGCAGAGGCGTTCAACGTTTCGGCGGACTGGATCCATTTCGGGCCGTCGTCCTCGGCCAATACCTATGTGCTGGCTAATGCCTTTGGCGGCTGGCTCAAGGAAGGCGATGCGATCGTCGTCACCAACCAGGATCACGAAGCCAATACCGGCGCCTGGCGACGCCTGTCGGCGCGCGGTATCGAGGTGCGCGAATGGTCGGTGGACCGGCAAACGGGACGGCTGTCGCTGGCCGATCTCGATGCGGTGCTGGACGAGCGGGTGAAGCTGGTTGCGGCGACGCATTGCTCCAACGTCGTCGGCGAGATCAACCCGGTGGCCGAAATTGCGGCGCGGGCACATGCCGTGGGTGCAGTGCTGGCCGTTGATGGCGTGAGCTATGCGCCGCATGGCATTCCCGACCTCGAGGCGCTCGGCGCCGACATCTATTTCTTCTCGGCCTATAAGGTTTACGGGCCGCATCAGGGCGTGATGGCCGTTCGTCCGGAACTGGCGGCGCAACTGCCGAACCAGGGGCACTTCTTCAACGAGGGCAAGCCGCGCTATCGGCTGACGCCAGCCGGGCCGGACCATGCGCAGATCGCCGCGAGCGCCGGCATTGCGGATTATCTCGAGCAGGTGGCCGAAATCGCCGGAGCTGCCGTCGAGGGCAAGGGTGCGTTTCGGCGCGCTCATGCGGCGATGCGGGCGCAGGAAATTGCGCTGGGGCGGCCGCTGCTCGACTATTTGCGGAACCGCAACGATGTGCGCCTGATCGGGCCCGACGATCCGGAGCTGCGAGCGCCCACGATCGCGCTTCGGCATGCGGAGCCGGGCGCTGTGGTGGCCAAGCGGTTGGCCCAGCATGGCATTATGGCCGCGGGCGGGAATTTCTATGCCTGGCGGCTGATGGAGGCGCTGGGGATCGATCCGCAGCATGGCGTCTTGCGGCTGAGCTTTACCCACTACACGACACCGGAAGAAATCCAGCAGCTGATCGCGGCCCTGGACGCAGAGCTCTAGCCATGTCGCGTCCGCTTGCGACCTTAATGCTGCTCGTCTGCACCATGTTCTGGGGCTTTGCCTTTATCGCGCAGAAGTCCGCCATGGACAGTATGGGGCCGCTGACCTTTGCCGGTGTGCGGTTCATCCTTGGTGGATTGCTGGTGCTGCCGCTGGCGCTGCATGAACGGCGGCGCCGGCCGGGGCCTATCACCGCCCGCCAGTGGTGGCTGGTGGTGGCGCTCAGCGTCGTGTTCTTTTTCGGCATCTGGTTGCAGCAGGCAGGATTGGCGA includes:
- a CDS encoding aminotransferase class V-fold PLP-dependent enzyme, translated to MTTLPLDPARIRALFPAFAEPSLQGQAFFENAGGSYTAQAVLDRLDSYYRRTKVQPYGVYPASIEAGEAMNLAYQRMAEAFNVSADWIHFGPSSSANTYVLANAFGGWLKEGDAIVVTNQDHEANTGAWRRLSARGIEVREWSVDRQTGRLSLADLDAVLDERVKLVAATHCSNVVGEINPVAEIAARAHAVGAVLAVDGVSYAPHGIPDLEALGADIYFFSAYKVYGPHQGVMAVRPELAAQLPNQGHFFNEGKPRYRLTPAGPDHAQIAASAGIADYLEQVAEIAGAAVEGKGAFRRAHAAMRAQEIALGRPLLDYLRNRNDVRLIGPDDPELRAPTIALRHAEPGAVVAKRLAQHGIMAAGGNFYAWRLMEALGIDPQHGVLRLSFTHYTTPEEIQQLIAALDAEL
- a CDS encoding Spy/CpxP family protein refolding chaperone; its protein translation is MMKTISAKTAVVLLTATLGVSAVVPVWAQDAAPATQQAQPAEPTVTPPAPGLPGGPRHGGGFGGMLGFERGAEGVEIALVRLSHAIELTDEQQTLFVTLKSDALAAAETFETAIEGLRPQPPVEGQEVAAMPDMSERLENRIAMTEAQLAALQAVQPSYTAFFDSLTDAQKAQLMPERGERGGPRGPHDGGPHHGGPGGRPMGGPNRG
- a CDS encoding CBS domain-containing protein, whose product is MQVDTILNSKGGAVYTIAETSTLADAVALLNTHNIGAVVITGANGGITGILSERDIVRQLGRVTEDALQAPIASIMTRGVVTCERSTDIADVMERMTRRRIRHMPVVEGGVLIGIISIGDVVKHKIEEVEHEAEAMREYIGS